One Chthoniobacterales bacterium DNA segment encodes these proteins:
- the tal gene encoding transaldolase: MSTATDQLSALKNFTTVVADTGDFESIREFTPQDATTNPSLILAAVSKPAYDHLLQKVLKDLEAQHASVETITDHILVAFGLEILKIVPGRVSTETDARLSFDTEGTVKKGRELIALYEKAGISKDRILIKIASTWEGIKAAEILERDGIHCNLTLLFSLTQAVACADAKVQLISPFVGRIYDWFKASEKRDYTGAEDPGVQSVTTIYNYYKKYGHKTEVMGASFRNKSQIVELAGCDLLTISPSLLAELKASTDPLTEKLNESNARSLDIPEIKLDEKSFRLQLNDDAMATEKTAQGIRAFCADIVKLEKLIQARL; this comes from the coding sequence ATGAGCACAGCCACCGACCAACTTTCCGCCCTCAAAAACTTCACCACCGTCGTCGCCGACACAGGCGACTTCGAGTCCATTCGCGAATTTACCCCGCAGGACGCCACCACCAACCCCAGCCTCATCCTCGCCGCCGTTAGCAAACCCGCCTACGACCACCTCCTGCAAAAGGTCCTCAAAGACCTCGAAGCCCAGCACGCCTCCGTCGAAACCATCACCGACCACATCCTCGTCGCCTTCGGCTTGGAAATTTTGAAGATCGTCCCCGGCCGCGTCAGCACCGAGACCGACGCCCGCCTTTCCTTCGACACCGAGGGCACCGTGAAAAAAGGCCGCGAACTCATTGCCCTCTACGAAAAAGCCGGCATCTCGAAAGATCGCATCCTCATCAAGATCGCCTCCACCTGGGAAGGCATCAAAGCCGCCGAAATCCTCGAACGCGACGGCATCCATTGCAACCTCACCCTCCTCTTTTCCCTCACCCAGGCCGTCGCCTGCGCCGACGCCAAAGTGCAGCTCATCTCCCCCTTCGTCGGCCGCATCTACGACTGGTTTAAGGCCTCCGAAAAACGCGACTACACCGGCGCCGAAGATCCCGGCGTGCAAAGCGTCACCACCATCTACAACTACTACAAAAAATACGGCCACAAGACCGAAGTCATGGGCGCCAGCTTCCGCAACAAAAGTCAAATTGTCGAACTCGCCGGCTGCGACCTCCTCACCATCAGCCCCAGCCTGCTCGCCGAACTCAAAGCCAGCACCGATCCGCTCACCGAGAAACTCAACGAGTCCAACGCCAGGAGCCTCGACATCCCCGAAATCAAACTCGACGAGAAATCATTCCGCTTGCAGTTGAACGACGACGCCATGGCCACCGAAAAAACCGCCCAAGGCATCCGCGCCTTCTGCGCCGACATCGTGAAGCTGGAAAAACTCATCCAGGCCCGGCTTTAA
- a CDS encoding DUF456 family protein, with amino-acid sequence MEPMIWLVIVLLMLAGVAGTLLPLIPGHVLILAGAVVHRLAFHERGVSWIVITILAALVLVGLAVDFLSGAAGAKYFGATRWGALGGIFGTIVGLFFGLIGMIAGPLIGVLAGELLGGKGLLPAGKSTWGTFLGGVAGAVIKFTVALLMVAVFATAVFLIK; translated from the coding sequence ATGGAACCCATGATCTGGCTCGTGATCGTCCTGCTGATGCTCGCCGGCGTCGCAGGAACGCTGCTGCCGCTGATTCCGGGTCACGTGCTAATCTTGGCGGGCGCGGTGGTGCATCGGCTGGCCTTTCACGAACGCGGGGTGAGTTGGATCGTGATCACGATTTTAGCGGCGTTGGTCTTGGTCGGACTCGCGGTGGATTTCCTGAGCGGCGCGGCGGGAGCGAAATATTTCGGAGCCACGAGATGGGGCGCGCTGGGTGGAATCTTCGGCACGATCGTCGGGCTGTTTTTCGGTCTGATCGGAATGATCGCGGGTCCGCTGATCGGCGTGCTCGCGGGGGAATTGCTCGGAGGCAAAGGGCTGCTGCCCGCTGGCAAATCGACTTGGGGCACATTCCTCGGCGGCGTCGCGGGGGCGGTGATCAAGTTTACGGTCGCCTTGTTAATGGTGGCGGTGTTTGCAACGGCGGTTTTTCTGATAAAGTAA
- a CDS encoding TAT-variant-translocated molybdopterin oxidoreductase, with protein MKRILQHPTEAATGKKYWRNVEELADTPSFRGWLAREFPQGAAELELDGPDGLSRRSFVQIMGASLALAGFGFSGCRRPEIQFAALSKSVEWSIPGKALYYASAMPRRGGAMPLMVTTNDGRPTKIEGNPLHPSTGGSTDLQAQATILDLYNPERSRTFVAHGQKAERAEFESYLKDLLSKAGAGEGMAFLSDVSNSPTRARLQREIAAKYPGAKFHVYDPTGSLRHEAVAASFGDGVALKYNLEKANVILAVDSDFLGIDAVGTDATRQFSRRRDPAGKMNRLYAVENRYTITGGMADHRLRLKAGLVPAFLVALAKELGVAATATGTADLGASADWIKECAADLLTARGASLVFVGPRQPVEVQALGFAINQALGNVGSTLLGVAIPPVAAGTLADLAASIKAKTVSALFVLESNPVYTAPADFQFAELLKSVPDVIHVGLRTDATAQAAKWHVPGTHFLESWDDALTPDGTYVPVQPMILPLFGGLSINDVLSLVAGLPAPTGAELVRATFDTLAAGTDWPKFLQNGYLDIPPAAAPLAFRSAATAITLAENKGIEIVFPPDYKIPDGNSIDNGWLQELPDPITKLTWDNAALISRKTATDLDLARASDPLVRSDESHLDSDVVKITVNGRSLEVPVLVCPGHADESITLPRGYGHAPGTAGKIGTGVGFNAFQLISSTAPYVAVAAVERTGKQYKLALTQEHNQMEGRALVREATAEKFAEDPEFAKTMHIDGHIPPNISLYKSPPLNMPEQWGMMIDLNTCTGCSTCTIACQAENNIPIVGKQQVMNNREMHWLRIDRYFATAGDEHNETEPEMMMQPMGCQHCENAPCETVCPVNATVHSEDGLNVMAYNRCIGTRYCANNCPFKVRRFNFFNYNERPIEKIKVGILPEASGLYYGPLAPKGTEELTKMQKNPNVTVRIRGVMEKCTYCIQRIEEGRISSRIKAGASDKLRIPTDSIQSACMQACPTDAITFGDLRDPDSAVAKLLDNPRRYRLLEYLDVRTRTSYLARIRNPNPKMPGADKVADIYPDEYESLHGQGAPGGNGPAKNPDELHPNHEPAGAHH; from the coding sequence ATGAAACGTATTTTACAACATCCAACCGAGGCCGCGACCGGCAAGAAATATTGGCGCAACGTCGAGGAACTGGCCGACACGCCCTCCTTCCGCGGCTGGCTGGCGCGTGAATTTCCCCAAGGCGCCGCCGAGTTGGAACTGGATGGACCCGATGGGCTGAGCCGTCGCAGTTTCGTGCAAATCATGGGCGCCTCGCTGGCGCTGGCCGGTTTTGGATTCAGTGGCTGCCGTCGTCCGGAAATCCAATTTGCCGCACTCTCGAAGAGCGTCGAATGGAGCATTCCTGGCAAGGCGCTTTACTATGCCAGCGCGATGCCGCGACGCGGCGGCGCAATGCCGCTAATGGTGACCACGAATGACGGTCGTCCCACCAAAATCGAGGGCAACCCGCTGCATCCATCGACTGGCGGTTCGACCGATTTACAGGCGCAGGCGACGATTCTCGACCTCTACAACCCAGAGCGCTCCCGGACATTTGTTGCCCACGGTCAAAAAGCCGAGCGAGCCGAGTTTGAGTCATATCTGAAGGATCTTCTCAGCAAAGCCGGCGCCGGCGAGGGAATGGCTTTCCTCTCCGACGTCAGCAATTCGCCGACGCGCGCCCGACTCCAGCGGGAGATTGCCGCAAAATATCCCGGCGCGAAATTTCACGTTTACGATCCCACCGGCAGCCTCCGGCACGAGGCAGTCGCCGCGTCTTTCGGTGATGGCGTCGCGCTGAAATACAATCTCGAAAAGGCAAACGTCATCCTCGCCGTGGACTCCGATTTCCTCGGCATCGACGCCGTAGGAACGGACGCGACGCGTCAATTTTCCCGCCGCCGCGATCCGGCTGGCAAAATGAACCGCCTCTACGCGGTTGAAAATCGCTACACAATTACTGGCGGCATGGCCGACCATCGCCTGCGTCTCAAGGCGGGTCTGGTTCCGGCCTTCCTCGTGGCTCTTGCCAAGGAATTGGGAGTCGCCGCCACTGCGACGGGCACTGCCGATCTGGGAGCCAGCGCCGATTGGATCAAGGAATGCGCTGCCGATTTGTTGACGGCGAGAGGGGCGAGTCTCGTTTTCGTCGGACCCCGCCAGCCAGTCGAAGTGCAGGCGCTCGGGTTTGCCATCAATCAGGCATTGGGCAACGTCGGCTCCACACTTCTCGGAGTCGCGATTCCTCCAGTCGCTGCTGGAACCTTGGCCGATCTGGCAGCCTCCATCAAAGCTAAGACGGTTTCGGCGCTTTTCGTTCTTGAGTCCAATCCGGTTTACACCGCTCCAGCCGACTTCCAATTTGCCGAGTTGCTCAAGTCTGTCCCCGACGTGATTCATGTCGGCCTCCGCACCGATGCCACAGCGCAAGCCGCCAAATGGCACGTTCCCGGCACGCATTTTCTCGAAAGCTGGGATGACGCCCTGACTCCCGATGGGACTTACGTTCCCGTGCAGCCGATGATTCTGCCGCTTTTCGGCGGGCTTTCTATTAATGATGTGCTTTCGCTGGTCGCCGGGCTTCCTGCCCCGACTGGAGCGGAACTCGTCCGTGCGACTTTCGACACGCTCGCTGCCGGAACTGACTGGCCAAAATTTCTCCAAAACGGTTATCTCGACATCCCGCCCGCAGCGGCTCCGCTGGCTTTCCGCAGTGCGGCGACGGCCATCACCTTGGCCGAAAACAAGGGCATCGAGATCGTTTTCCCGCCTGACTACAAAATTCCCGACGGCAACAGTATCGACAACGGCTGGCTTCAGGAATTGCCCGATCCAATCACCAAGCTGACTTGGGACAACGCGGCCCTCATCAGCCGCAAAACGGCCACGGATCTGGATCTCGCCCGCGCGAGCGATCCGCTAGTGCGTTCCGACGAGTCGCACCTCGATAGTGATGTGGTAAAAATCACGGTGAATGGACGCAGCCTGGAAGTGCCCGTTCTGGTCTGCCCCGGACATGCCGACGAGTCGATCACCCTGCCTCGCGGCTATGGTCATGCCCCCGGCACCGCTGGCAAAATCGGCACCGGAGTCGGGTTCAATGCCTTTCAGCTGATCAGTTCCACCGCTCCGTATGTCGCCGTGGCGGCTGTGGAAAGAACTGGCAAACAATACAAGCTGGCCCTTACCCAGGAGCACAATCAGATGGAAGGCCGCGCGCTCGTTCGCGAAGCTACCGCTGAGAAATTTGCTGAGGACCCAGAGTTTGCCAAAACGATGCACATCGACGGGCACATTCCGCCGAACATTTCGCTCTATAAATCGCCGCCTCTGAACATGCCTGAGCAATGGGGCATGATGATTGATCTGAACACCTGCACCGGCTGCAGCACCTGCACGATTGCCTGCCAGGCGGAAAATAACATTCCAATCGTCGGCAAGCAGCAGGTGATGAATAACCGCGAAATGCACTGGCTGCGCATTGATCGCTACTTTGCCACCGCTGGCGATGAGCACAATGAGACGGAACCCGAAATGATGATGCAGCCGATGGGTTGTCAGCATTGCGAAAACGCCCCGTGCGAGACGGTTTGCCCGGTCAACGCCACGGTTCACAGCGAGGACGGCCTCAATGTGATGGCCTATAACCGCTGCATCGGCACCCGTTATTGCGCGAACAACTGCCCGTTCAAGGTGCGCCGCTTCAATTTCTTCAACTACAACGAGCGCCCGATCGAGAAGATCAAGGTCGGCATCCTGCCCGAGGCCAGCGGTCTTTATTATGGACCTCTCGCGCCGAAAGGCACCGAGGAGCTCACCAAGATGCAGAAAAACCCGAACGTCACGGTCCGCATCCGAGGCGTCATGGAGAAATGCACTTACTGTATCCAGCGCATCGAGGAAGGCCGCATCAGCTCACGCATCAAGGCGGGCGCTTCGGATAAATTGAGAATCCCAACGGACTCGATTCAGTCTGCCTGCATGCAGGCCTGCCCGACGGACGCGATCACCTTCGGCGATTTGCGCGATCCGGACAGTGCCGTGGCCAAGCTGCTCGACAACCCGCGCCGCTATCGTTTGCTGGAGTATTTGGACGTTCGCACGCGCACCAGCTATCTGGCGCGCATTCGCAACCCGAACCCGAAAATGCCCGGTGCTGACAAAGTGGCCGACATTTATCCGGACGAATACGAGTCTCTCCACGGCCAGGGCGCTCCCGGTGGAAATGGACCCGCTAAAAACCCGGACGAGTTGCATCCTAATCACGAACCCGCAGGAGCACATCACTAA
- a CDS encoding cytochrome c3 family protein, protein MANIFPRWSNQLPLKVLVCVAVLGAAVSAGVAYYFTPKYTRVGYQPIQPVPFQHDIHVNQLGMDCRYCHSNVEVSAHSNIPTAQTCMNCHSQIQKNNPKLAALRTAWETGQPLPWVRIHYAPDYAYFNHSVHVNRGVSCVSCHGQINQMEVVKHDQPQSMSWCLDCHRNPEKQIRPMEQVFNLDWKPEGKDPQKAQNEIGTQLVKEWAIRPPQNCGGCHR, encoded by the coding sequence ATGGCCAATATTTTTCCACGCTGGTCGAATCAGCTACCTCTCAAAGTCCTCGTCTGCGTAGCTGTCCTTGGCGCAGCCGTGTCTGCCGGAGTCGCCTACTACTTTACCCCGAAATACACCCGCGTCGGTTATCAGCCGATCCAGCCGGTGCCCTTCCAGCACGACATCCACGTCAACCAGCTCGGGATGGATTGCCGTTACTGCCATTCCAACGTCGAAGTCTCCGCGCACTCCAACATTCCCACGGCGCAGACCTGCATGAACTGCCACTCGCAGATCCAGAAAAACAACCCGAAACTCGCCGCGCTGAGGACTGCTTGGGAAACCGGCCAGCCGCTGCCTTGGGTGCGCATCCATTACGCGCCAGACTACGCGTATTTTAACCACTCCGTGCACGTCAATCGCGGCGTCAGTTGCGTCAGTTGCCACGGCCAGATCAATCAAATGGAAGTTGTCAAGCACGACCAGCCGCAGAGCATGAGCTGGTGCCTCGACTGCCATCGCAATCCCGAAAAACAAATTCGTCCGATGGAGCAAGTCTTTAACCTCGACTGGAAACCGGAAGGCAAGGACCCGCAAAAAGCTCAAAACGAAATCGGCACCCAGCTCGTGAAAGAATGGGCCATCCGCCCGCCGCAAAACTGCGGGGGCTGCCACCGCTAA